A single region of the Myxococcales bacterium genome encodes:
- a CDS encoding bifunctional metallophosphatase/5'-nucleotidase → MLKPTSTLPWVALALFFAVCARAEDRSAETVTLTVIGTNDFHGRLERLPWLSGHLNNLRREMAKNPRHVMLLVDAGDMFQGTLESNLNEGAAVINAYNAMGYDAVTIGNHEFDFGPVGPRTTVQHSDDDPRGALRARARQAHFPFLAANTIDTATGRAPDWDNVYPSVIVQKRGLKIGIVGVTTAETAKSTVAANVRGLRFTPLAGAVKEQALALRHRGAAVVIVLAHEGGMCRKVTDSMDVSSCDLKAPIVRLAKALPPGLINLIVAGHTHQAMAHVIHGIPIIESMANGQAFGQINFTINPGSQQIDSMHIVPTRQICREAAADPCSPEMYAGAKVMADRRIAKVIQPALDAAKMRKEAPLNVELKTTLRRSYSSESALGNVFSSLMLNAYPKADVAILNAGALRVNLKKGPLTYGQLYEVHPFDNNFALITLTGAQLRAIAKRNLQSRGGFLSMAGIHIHAACRETDLDIVMARERGGTIEDTDIITVVTSDFLATGGDDVFQSKRLPKGALTFEEANIRDTIARDLSKPGATLGGDSKQIRRWDYPGRRPVRCPP, encoded by the coding sequence ATGCTCAAGCCAACCTCAACACTGCCCTGGGTGGCCCTCGCGCTGTTCTTTGCCGTTTGCGCGCGCGCGGAAGACCGCAGCGCCGAGACCGTGACGCTGACGGTCATCGGCACCAATGACTTTCACGGGCGACTTGAGCGCCTGCCGTGGCTTTCGGGCCATCTGAACAATCTGCGCCGGGAGATGGCGAAGAATCCGCGCCACGTCATGCTTTTGGTGGATGCCGGCGACATGTTTCAGGGCACACTCGAATCCAACCTCAACGAAGGCGCGGCGGTGATCAACGCCTATAACGCCATGGGCTACGATGCCGTCACAATCGGCAATCATGAGTTTGATTTTGGTCCTGTGGGACCCAGAACGACCGTACAGCATTCGGACGACGACCCGAGAGGTGCCCTCCGTGCGCGGGCGCGCCAGGCGCACTTTCCGTTTCTCGCCGCCAACACGATTGATACCGCAACCGGCAGAGCGCCGGACTGGGACAACGTTTATCCCAGCGTCATTGTGCAAAAGCGCGGTCTCAAGATCGGCATCGTCGGCGTTACGACGGCCGAGACCGCCAAAAGCACCGTGGCAGCCAATGTGCGTGGCCTGCGTTTCACCCCGCTCGCTGGCGCTGTCAAAGAACAGGCCCTAGCTTTGCGACACCGAGGCGCGGCCGTCGTGATTGTTCTGGCCCATGAAGGTGGGATGTGCCGGAAGGTTACCGACAGCATGGATGTGAGCAGTTGCGACTTGAAAGCCCCAATCGTCAGGCTCGCTAAGGCACTGCCCCCTGGGCTCATCAATTTGATCGTTGCCGGACATACCCATCAAGCGATGGCGCATGTGATCCACGGGATTCCGATTATCGAATCGATGGCCAATGGCCAAGCATTTGGGCAGATTAATTTTACCATTAATCCGGGTTCTCAGCAAATCGATTCCATGCATATCGTCCCTACCCGGCAAATTTGTAGAGAGGCCGCTGCTGACCCCTGCAGCCCGGAAATGTATGCAGGTGCCAAGGTGATGGCCGATCGGCGCATCGCGAAGGTCATCCAGCCGGCGCTTGACGCCGCCAAGATGCGCAAAGAAGCGCCATTGAATGTCGAGCTCAAAACGACCCTGAGACGAAGTTACTCAAGCGAGTCTGCCCTGGGGAACGTCTTTTCAAGTCTCATGCTGAATGCATATCCCAAAGCCGATGTGGCTATTCTGAACGCAGGCGCGTTGCGGGTGAATCTGAAGAAAGGACCGTTGACCTATGGACAGCTATATGAGGTGCACCCATTTGACAATAACTTTGCCTTGATCACCCTAACGGGGGCCCAGCTGAGGGCCATCGCCAAGCGCAACCTTCAGAGTCGCGGTGGCTTTTTATCGATGGCGGGGATCCACATTCACGCAGCTTGCAGAGAGACGGACTTGGACATCGTGATGGCGCGCGAGCGAGGCGGGACGATTGAGGATACGGATATTATCACGGTCGTCACGTCGGATTTTCTGGCAACCGGCGGCGATGACGTCTTCCAAAGCAAACGCCTACCCAAGGGTGCCCTAACTTTTGAAGAAGCAAATATCAGGGACACCATCGCCCGTGACCTCTCGAAACCGGGGGCGACCCTCGGGGGCGACTCCAAGCAGATCCGCCGCTGGGACTACCCGGGGCGCCGTCCGGTCCGCTGCCCGCCCTAG
- a CDS encoding alpha/beta hydrolase: MRLLGHSPVTALGEEPERWVVFVHGILGKRANWRGIARRMVEARPDLGGLLVDLRMHGDSLGFAPPHTVDAAARDLLPLMKELNTLAAVIVGHSFGGKVALAYVKHAEHKPKQVWTLDSVPGPLENPSESGAAGVLRFLKGAPTHYAKREDFIEYAVQQGLSQSVATWLAMNLTRCRTEGFKLALDIGAIEALMRDYATQDLWPLLEDAKQAVDYHLVIATQSNTYSQANRERAKRAAESQSHVHTHLINASHWLHVEEPAQLVELLVSSIPRSV; this comes from the coding sequence ATGAGGCTGCTTGGGCATTCTCCTGTGACGGCGCTCGGCGAGGAGCCTGAGCGATGGGTGGTGTTCGTTCACGGCATCTTGGGCAAACGCGCAAACTGGCGGGGGATCGCGAGACGTATGGTCGAGGCGCGTCCGGATCTAGGGGGGCTGTTGGTGGATTTGCGCATGCATGGGGATTCGCTTGGGTTTGCGCCGCCCCATACCGTGGATGCCGCCGCGCGCGATCTATTGCCGCTCATGAAGGAGCTCAACACGCTCGCAGCTGTGATTGTGGGCCACAGCTTCGGAGGCAAAGTCGCCCTTGCGTATGTCAAACACGCCGAGCACAAGCCGAAACAGGTGTGGACCCTGGACTCCGTGCCCGGTCCGCTAGAAAACCCCTCGGAATCGGGCGCAGCTGGCGTGTTGCGATTTCTCAAAGGCGCACCGACGCACTATGCAAAACGTGAAGATTTCATTGAGTACGCCGTTCAGCAAGGGCTCTCGCAATCCGTTGCCACATGGCTTGCCATGAATTTAACCCGTTGTAGGACTGAGGGTTTTAAGTTGGCGTTGGACATAGGGGCGATTGAAGCGTTGATGCGCGACTACGCCACCCAAGACCTGTGGCCTCTCTTAGAAGATGCGAAACAAGCTGTTGACTATCACCTTGTCATCGCCACGCAATCGAACACCTATAGCCAAGCCAATCGCGAACGGGCAAAACGCGCCGCAGAAAGCCAGTCACATGTCCATACGCACCTTATCAATGCGAGTCACTGGCTCCATGTCGAGGAGCCTGCGCAGTTGGTCGAGCTACTCGTGTCCAGCATCCCACGTTCGGTCTAA
- a CDS encoding DUF502 domain-containing protein, whose amino-acid sequence MNVLTNSFLKGLLIVVPLAVTIYVIYAVVAGIDSIFHIAIPGIGLLITVLGITFVGFIASNVVGRRAVRLTESALQRMPFVRFLYTSIKDLIGAFVGERRSFDQPVLVRISKDADVTVMGFLTREVFDVPGLEGKVGVYVPQSYNFAGNLLVVAPEQVTALALDSATVMALIVSGGVTGAQRPHVPQ is encoded by the coding sequence ATGAACGTACTTACCAACAGCTTTCTTAAGGGCTTATTGATCGTCGTGCCGCTCGCGGTCACGATATACGTCATCTATGCGGTCGTGGCAGGCATCGACAGCATCTTTCACATTGCGATTCCGGGGATAGGACTCTTGATCACGGTACTCGGAATTACGTTTGTGGGTTTTATCGCTTCAAACGTGGTTGGGCGCCGCGCCGTACGTCTGACAGAAAGCGCGCTTCAACGGATGCCCTTTGTACGATTTTTGTACACGTCCATTAAGGACTTGATCGGCGCTTTCGTTGGAGAGCGGCGGAGCTTTGATCAGCCCGTTCTCGTGCGGATCTCGAAGGACGCCGACGTCACGGTGATGGGGTTTTTAACGCGTGAGGTATTCGACGTACCGGGGCTTGAGGGAAAGGTAGGGGTGTATGTGCCTCAATCGTACAACTTCGCGGGCAACCTGCTGGTGGTGGCGCCTGAGCAAGTCACAGCTTTGGCCCTCGACAGTGCGACGGTGATGGCGCTTATTGTTTCGGGTGGCGTCACGGGCGCCCAACGGCCCCACGTCCCTCAATAA
- a CDS encoding PQQ-binding-like beta-propeller repeat protein has protein sequence MNNPIIGLAVATTTSACLFCCVSAPQPRTSATTIKPSAEASPRSGVDSMPTSLYRFLGKIIAQPTLYGKNGVICAALDGSVALLDRTRGLKWKRSLESPVLGAVAVGENGLLFAASYDGTLLALDEHGEDRWRTKIAGPIESGPILSSEGTLFVAGNGLYALDAGSGRVRWRWVTAAPLQTEPALHPDGMVIVGTMHGVVLAINRAGQLAWRYDTKASISASALVQKNGTVIIGTDGAGLLALSAKGQLLWELKTGCAIYGKPAATASSIVVGCDDGRLLSVDHEGTLLWTFQAEGAIESHPAIDQANRIIVGTAGGFVYALSAEGTALWQTFLGQAVLSSPRITQDGSVLVGAHDGVLYALSP, from the coding sequence ATGAACAACCCAATCATCGGCCTTGCAGTGGCCACGACGACGAGTGCTTGTCTCTTTTGTTGCGTGTCCGCACCTCAGCCACGCACTTCCGCTACGACCATTAAGCCTTCAGCCGAGGCCTCGCCCCGCTCAGGCGTCGACTCGATGCCGACCTCGCTCTATCGCTTCTTGGGGAAGATCATCGCGCAGCCGACCCTTTACGGAAAAAACGGCGTCATCTGCGCTGCGTTGGATGGATCGGTCGCATTGCTCGATCGTACAAGGGGTCTGAAGTGGAAGCGTAGCCTGGAATCTCCCGTCTTGGGAGCGGTGGCGGTCGGCGAAAATGGCTTGCTTTTCGCCGCTTCGTACGATGGGACGCTCTTAGCGCTTGACGAACATGGCGAGGACCGATGGCGCACCAAGATTGCAGGTCCGATCGAGTCTGGCCCCATATTGAGCAGCGAGGGCACGCTTTTTGTGGCCGGAAATGGCTTGTATGCGCTCGATGCGGGCTCGGGCAGGGTACGTTGGCGCTGGGTCACCGCGGCGCCGCTTCAAACCGAGCCCGCGCTCCATCCCGACGGCATGGTCATTGTCGGCACCATGCACGGCGTTGTGCTTGCCATCAATCGCGCAGGCCAGCTCGCGTGGCGTTACGACACGAAAGCAAGCATCTCCGCCTCAGCGCTTGTGCAAAAGAACGGTACCGTGATCATTGGCACAGATGGCGCTGGGCTCTTGGCGTTGAGCGCCAAGGGTCAGCTGCTTTGGGAGCTAAAGACGGGTTGTGCCATCTATGGCAAACCGGCAGCAACCGCATCGTCGATCGTGGTCGGATGTGACGATGGTCGACTGCTTTCGGTCGATCACGAAGGAACGCTGCTCTGGACCTTCCAGGCGGAGGGCGCAATTGAGTCGCACCCTGCCATCGATCAGGCGAATCGTATCATCGTGGGAACGGCCGGGGGTTTCGTGTATGCCCTGAGCGCGGAAGGCACGGCGTTATGGCAAACGTTTTTGGGGCAAGCTGTGCTATCCTCCCCGCGAATCACCCAAGACGGAAGCGTGTTGGTCGGCGCCCATGACGGTGTCCTCTATGCTTTGTCCCCATAA
- a CDS encoding MFS transporter has protein sequence MTSPVRETSVVLRRRTPIFAWCMFDWGNSAFTTLVVTFIYATYFTKSIVPDPVRGPVLWSRAITITGLCVAVLSPFLGSLADRRGSRRQYLWYSTLICVLMTAGLTVIRPTLAHAGYLALGCFTVANIAFEIQMVFYNAYLPELAPPARAGRISGYGWGMGYVGGLLCMAVALFVFVRPNPWLTLSSLEGFNVRATNLLAAGWMLVFGLPFLLRAPKPAPTLKEKRMGARDRIQQSLATLKQRPDIARFLLARLLYNDGLVTIFAFGGIYAATVFHMTTTEILVFGIALNLAAGAGALAFGFIDDRIGPKPTIAISLLALSMATVLAASADSRGMLWLAGIAIGLFAGPNQSASRSYMSRMAPLERHTEFFGLFALSGKLTAFAGPLVLGLVTGWSGSMRSGIAVIVVFFVVGGWLLLSRSLDRTWDAGHE, from the coding sequence ATGACCTCGCCGGTGCGTGAAACATCTGTGGTTCTCCGACGACGCACTCCCATTTTCGCATGGTGCATGTTTGATTGGGGTAACTCTGCATTTACGACGCTGGTAGTCACTTTTATCTACGCCACGTATTTTACCAAGAGCATCGTGCCCGATCCCGTACGGGGGCCGGTCCTTTGGTCGCGCGCGATCACCATCACGGGCCTCTGTGTCGCGGTGCTCTCGCCGTTCCTTGGCAGCCTGGCGGACCGACGCGGCAGCCGACGGCAGTATCTGTGGTACAGCACCTTGATTTGCGTGCTCATGACGGCAGGACTTACCGTTATACGACCAACTCTTGCCCACGCGGGCTACTTGGCGCTTGGTTGCTTCACCGTGGCGAACATCGCCTTCGAAATACAAATGGTGTTCTACAATGCTTACCTTCCCGAGCTCGCGCCGCCCGCTCGCGCAGGTCGCATCTCGGGTTATGGCTGGGGCATGGGCTACGTGGGCGGCTTATTGTGCATGGCCGTGGCGCTGTTCGTGTTCGTCCGTCCAAATCCATGGCTGACGCTGTCCAGCCTGGAGGGCTTCAACGTGCGGGCCACGAACCTCCTTGCGGCAGGCTGGATGCTGGTATTTGGGCTCCCGTTTTTGCTTCGTGCGCCCAAACCGGCCCCCACACTCAAGGAGAAGCGCATGGGCGCCCGGGACCGCATTCAGCAAAGCCTCGCCACGCTCAAGCAACGTCCTGACATCGCGCGCTTTCTACTGGCGCGACTTCTTTATAACGACGGGCTTGTCACCATATTTGCGTTTGGCGGCATTTACGCGGCCACTGTATTTCATATGACCACCACAGAAATTCTCGTCTTTGGCATCGCGCTCAACCTCGCGGCAGGCGCCGGAGCTTTGGCTTTTGGCTTCATCGACGACCGTATCGGCCCAAAACCCACCATCGCGATCAGTCTGCTCGCCCTCAGCATGGCCACCGTGCTTGCGGCCTCGGCCGACTCTCGAGGTATGCTTTGGCTCGCCGGCATCGCCATCGGTCTTTTCGCCGGGCCCAACCAAAGCGCGAGCCGCTCCTACATGAGCCGTATGGCTCCCTTAGAGCGCCATACCGAATTCTTTGGGCTCTTTGCACTCTCTGGAAAGCTGACCGCTTTTGCCGGTCCGTTGGTGCTGGGTCTTGTCACAGGCTGGTCAGGCAGCATGCGCAGCGGCATCGCCGTCATCGTAGTGTTTTTTGTTGTGGGCGGCTGGCTGCTCCTATCCCGCAGTTTAGACCGAACGTGGGATGCTGGACACGAGTAG
- a CDS encoding rhomboid family intramembrane serine protease, which produces MSSPHFAFPPLGALTKKIILVLFGAFIVQAILEVWVGMPVFRTLALNPTELGAATLWQIITYPLVELPAAIFKLLLSLLMLWWFLSPFEHRYGRIRTLQLCAVAVLSAALLALSVGYLSVGGGLFLSSYLAGADPIGLAALCAFALIHRRSQILLFGVFAMKPMHIILLSIGLSVLMFLISRDVTTLCAHLGAMGGGAGYVKWLEKPPRSKRRRPRRGVEASLHVLQGGRPEPPRWMN; this is translated from the coding sequence ATGTCGTCTCCCCATTTTGCGTTTCCGCCGCTGGGCGCACTTACGAAAAAGATCATTCTCGTTCTTTTTGGTGCCTTTATCGTGCAAGCAATTCTGGAGGTATGGGTTGGCATGCCCGTATTTCGCACCCTGGCGCTCAACCCGACCGAGCTTGGCGCCGCGACGTTATGGCAAATCATCACCTACCCATTGGTGGAGCTTCCGGCGGCCATCTTCAAGCTTCTTCTGAGCCTGCTGATGCTATGGTGGTTCTTGTCCCCGTTCGAACATCGGTATGGCCGCATACGGACACTACAGCTGTGTGCGGTGGCGGTGTTGTCCGCCGCGCTCTTGGCGCTCAGCGTAGGGTACCTCTCCGTGGGCGGTGGATTGTTTTTGAGCTCTTATCTGGCGGGGGCAGACCCGATAGGCCTGGCCGCTCTATGTGCGTTTGCGCTGATTCATCGTCGCAGTCAGATACTGTTGTTCGGGGTATTCGCCATGAAGCCCATGCACATTATTCTGTTGAGTATTGGCCTTAGTGTCCTTATGTTCCTTATAAGCCGTGACGTCACGACGTTGTGTGCCCACCTGGGCGCGATGGGCGGAGGGGCAGGTTATGTCAAGTGGCTAGAGAAGCCGCCGCGAAGCAAGCGCAGGCGTCCGCGCCGGGGCGTGGAGGCGTCGTTGCACGTGCTTCAAGGAGGCCGCCCAGAACCTCCCAGGTGGATGAACTAA
- a CDS encoding thymidine phosphorylase: MPELIAKKRDGGHLNDSEIQWIIRGYTDGLIPEYQMSALAMAIVWRGMSDEETASLTFAMRDSGTTMNLSAVSRPCIDKHSTGGVGDKVSICLAPMVAACGVAVPMISGRGLGHTGGTLDKLESIPGFGVDMNPSRFVRQLQSLGCALIGQTKDMAPADKRFYALRDVTATVESIPLITASILSKKLASGISGLVLDVKTGQGAFMKTPEEARLLARSLVRIGRLAKKRVSAFLTNMDAPLGRAVGNALETKEAFEVLNGGGPEDLLECTLVLGAEMLRLSGIVKGQAAGQRLLEQTIKDGTALRLMKRIIRAQHGDARVIEEPDRLPRAPYTCTIKAKATGFVHSIDAYGIGRVSVALGAGREQVDEAIDPGVGMILHMKPGDKVVVGQPLVTVHTRTPTLPATLRQRIIEAIHVGSRFVSPAPLILESMRG, encoded by the coding sequence ATGCCCGAACTCATTGCCAAGAAGCGAGACGGTGGACACCTGAACGATTCCGAGATCCAATGGATCATAAGAGGTTATACGGACGGGCTCATACCCGAATACCAAATGAGTGCGTTGGCCATGGCAATCGTATGGCGCGGCATGAGTGATGAAGAGACAGCATCGCTGACGTTTGCCATGCGGGACAGTGGCACAACCATGAACTTGAGTGCCGTCTCTCGCCCTTGCATCGACAAGCATTCCACCGGTGGCGTGGGCGATAAGGTTTCCATTTGTCTCGCCCCCATGGTGGCGGCATGCGGCGTCGCAGTCCCCATGATCAGCGGTCGTGGCCTTGGTCATACGGGGGGTACCTTAGACAAGCTCGAGAGTATCCCCGGCTTTGGGGTGGACATGAACCCATCCCGCTTTGTGCGCCAGCTTCAGTCTCTGGGCTGCGCGCTGATTGGCCAAACTAAAGACATGGCGCCCGCAGATAAACGCTTTTACGCCCTACGGGATGTGACCGCCACTGTGGAATCCATCCCCTTAATTACCGCGAGCATCCTATCGAAGAAGCTTGCCTCCGGCATCAGCGGCCTTGTTTTGGATGTCAAGACCGGCCAAGGCGCGTTCATGAAAACGCCCGAAGAGGCACGTCTGCTTGCTCGCTCTCTTGTGCGCATCGGCAGGCTCGCCAAGAAACGTGTCTCAGCGTTTCTCACTAACATGGACGCGCCGCTAGGCCGGGCGGTGGGCAACGCCCTTGAAACGAAAGAGGCGTTTGAAGTGCTAAACGGCGGCGGGCCCGAGGATCTCTTAGAATGCACGCTCGTACTCGGTGCCGAAATGCTGCGGCTTTCAGGCATTGTCAAAGGACAGGCGGCGGGGCAGAGACTCCTTGAGCAAACGATCAAGGACGGAACTGCGCTTCGCCTGATGAAGCGCATCATAAGAGCTCAACATGGAGATGCGCGGGTGATAGAAGAGCCAGACCGCCTTCCCAGAGCGCCCTATACCTGTACGATAAAGGCAAAAGCTACCGGCTTCGTCCATAGCATCGATGCGTATGGAATCGGGCGCGTGTCAGTGGCTCTGGGAGCCGGTCGCGAGCAGGTGGATGAAGCGATCGACCCCGGCGTGGGGATGATCCTGCACATGAAGCCCGGGGATAAGGTCGTCGTGGGCCAGCCCCTCGTGACGGTCCACACGCGAACGCCAACCCTGCCGGCTACGCTAAGGCAGCGTATTATAGAGGCCATCCATGTGGGTTCTCGCTTCGTTAGCCCCGCCCCGCTCATCCTCGAATCCATGCGCGGATAA
- a CDS encoding VacB/RNase II family 3'-5' exoribonuclease yields MPHAPSSKFRPRRPPPKRGAPPQSRPTRPASKPREQLLEGHLSMNRRGFGFVTPSVGGEDVFIPPSGIGGAMHGDRVRVHYWPSPKGLEGEVYTVLERRLSKVVGILRRVRGSCWLEADDLRLRTPMQVVGEIPSGIRAGIEVVATIREYPKRAGDAPQVEILERLGPKGVAQVEVEKIKLIEGIEEAFPSAVLEEAEELDVHINRQLWRTYEDLRGLDFATIDPSDARDHDDALFAEELGSNGFRVLIAIADVAHYVAPDGAIDREAQLRGFSIYLPDRAIPMLPPKLSTHVCSLIPDHDRLTLGVEVSLSPDGVIRKHRFVRAVIRSRARLTYDGVAHALGLSKQAEPQRQASYMVERVRVLMNLAMRLRERRLKRGSMDLDIPEAKIRLDPSSGEPLDSFQSRKDPGIAQAYNMVEEFMLLANEVVARDFVDGALPTIYRVHGAPDPKKLETFATTAAAFGFHFDPEAAERPKELAKFIKALSGSPQAPVLHMLLLRAMQQAQYDVHNIGHYGLASKAYLHFTSPIRRYPDLLVHREVHALLASKVLPSRRVRDTLKLHAVQSSRLERRAMSVEREVVDLYRAIIMRAHVGQTFEATVSGISPKGFYCTISTPYVEAFCPVAELGDDYYDYAESGLSWVGRRCGRSFTLGDRLVIRIEDVSIAQRQIVAVPEGQLSRTQLRSGKKPERSHRSKKPARPSRVPKKRHR; encoded by the coding sequence ATGCCTCACGCCCCATCCTCTAAATTTCGCCCGCGCCGCCCTCCGCCCAAACGAGGCGCTCCTCCCCAGAGCCGCCCCACTCGTCCTGCCTCGAAACCTCGCGAGCAACTGCTCGAAGGGCATTTGAGCATGAACCGACGTGGTTTCGGTTTTGTGACGCCGAGCGTCGGTGGTGAAGATGTGTTCATTCCTCCTTCGGGCATCGGGGGCGCGATGCATGGCGACCGGGTGCGGGTTCATTATTGGCCGAGCCCCAAGGGGTTGGAAGGGGAAGTCTACACTGTCCTTGAGCGACGTCTCAGCAAGGTCGTGGGCATACTAAGACGTGTCCGCGGTTCGTGTTGGCTCGAAGCCGACGACCTCCGACTTAGAACGCCCATGCAAGTGGTGGGTGAGATTCCGTCGGGCATCCGCGCCGGCATTGAAGTGGTGGCAACGATACGTGAGTATCCTAAGCGCGCAGGGGATGCTCCCCAGGTAGAAATCCTTGAGCGGCTTGGGCCTAAAGGCGTGGCCCAGGTCGAAGTCGAGAAAATCAAACTCATCGAGGGCATTGAAGAAGCCTTCCCAAGCGCAGTGCTGGAAGAAGCCGAAGAGCTGGATGTGCATATCAACCGTCAGCTTTGGCGCACCTACGAAGATCTGCGCGGGCTCGATTTTGCGACGATTGACCCTTCCGATGCGCGGGATCATGACGATGCCCTTTTTGCCGAGGAGCTTGGTTCCAACGGGTTCCGCGTGCTCATCGCCATTGCCGACGTCGCGCATTATGTGGCCCCCGACGGCGCGATCGATCGCGAAGCGCAGCTGAGGGGATTCTCGATTTATTTACCCGACCGTGCGATTCCCATGCTTCCGCCCAAGCTGAGCACCCACGTTTGCTCTTTGATACCCGATCACGATCGGCTCACCCTGGGAGTAGAAGTATCTCTCTCTCCCGACGGCGTCATTCGCAAGCATCGTTTCGTGCGCGCCGTCATTCGATCGCGGGCGCGGCTTACGTATGATGGCGTCGCCCACGCGCTTGGACTCAGCAAACAGGCCGAGCCTCAGCGACAAGCATCCTACATGGTGGAGCGCGTTCGGGTGTTGATGAATCTCGCCATGCGATTGCGCGAGCGACGCCTCAAGCGCGGCTCGATGGACCTGGATATTCCAGAAGCCAAAATCCGCCTCGACCCGAGTAGCGGGGAGCCGCTCGATTCGTTTCAATCTCGCAAAGATCCCGGCATCGCTCAGGCGTACAACATGGTTGAAGAGTTCATGCTGCTCGCCAACGAGGTGGTGGCGCGGGATTTTGTGGACGGTGCGCTCCCGACGATATATCGCGTGCACGGTGCGCCGGATCCCAAGAAACTGGAAACATTTGCGACGACCGCGGCTGCCTTTGGATTTCACTTCGATCCGGAAGCCGCCGAACGGCCTAAAGAACTGGCAAAATTTATCAAGGCGCTCTCGGGTTCGCCGCAAGCCCCTGTGCTACATATGCTGCTGCTTCGTGCCATGCAACAAGCGCAATACGACGTTCATAACATCGGGCACTACGGCTTGGCCTCGAAGGCATATCTTCACTTCACTTCGCCCATCAGGCGGTATCCCGATTTGCTCGTGCATCGAGAAGTTCATGCTCTATTGGCATCGAAGGTCCTGCCGAGCAGACGGGTGCGCGACACCCTGAAACTCCACGCTGTACAATCAAGCCGCCTCGAACGCCGGGCGATGTCGGTGGAACGAGAGGTCGTCGACCTTTATCGTGCCATCATTATGCGCGCCCACGTCGGGCAAACATTCGAAGCGACCGTAAGCGGCATCAGCCCCAAAGGGTTTTACTGCACGATATCGACACCTTACGTAGAAGCATTTTGTCCGGTAGCCGAGCTGGGGGACGACTATTACGATTACGCAGAATCGGGACTTAGTTGGGTTGGACGGCGGTGCGGGCGGAGCTTCACATTAGGCGATCGACTGGTCATTCGTATCGAGGATGTCTCGATCGCCCAACGTCAGATCGTGGCTGTTCCTGAAGGGCAGTTGAGCCGTACGCAGCTTCGTTCCGGGAAAAAACCAGAACGAAGCCATAGGTCCAAGAAACCTGCTCGTCCGTCGCGCGTGCCAAAAAAGAGACACCGGTAA
- a CDS encoding Hsp20/alpha crystallin family protein — translation MLARWDLFSEMPRLNEEVNRLFGQNNRTSGFSPAVDIFEDKEAVYLKAELPGVKPEDIKVDVENRILTLRGERKFENEEKRDGYHRVERAYGGFTRSFSLPESVNTEKTEASLKDGILTLRLAKKPEVQPRQISVKVG, via the coding sequence ATGTTGGCACGTTGGGATCTATTTTCGGAAATGCCACGCTTGAACGAAGAGGTGAATCGCCTGTTTGGCCAAAACAACAGGACCTCAGGTTTTTCGCCGGCGGTGGACATCTTTGAAGACAAAGAAGCCGTTTACCTCAAGGCCGAGTTGCCCGGGGTCAAGCCCGAAGACATCAAGGTTGACGTCGAAAACCGCATCCTCACCTTGCGTGGCGAGCGCAAGTTTGAGAACGAAGAAAAAAGAGACGGCTACCATCGCGTCGAGCGAGCGTATGGTGGGTTCACGCGCTCTTTTTCTCTGCCGGAATCTGTCAACACCGAGAAAACCGAGGCGTCACTCAAAGACGGGATACTGACACTGCGCTTGGCCAAAAAACCTGAAGTCCAGCCAAGGCAGATTTCGGTCAAAGTCGGCTAA
- a CDS encoding zinc metallopeptidase — MFYFDPLYLLFFLPGLVLSLWASSKVKSTFHRYSQVPARSGLSGADAARELLRHNNIQDVKVEQTQGMLSDHYNPFNKVLKLSPDVYAGRSLAALGVAAHEAGHAVQHATSYGPLKFRSLVVKPAMIGSNLGVILSSIGLVMHSTGMIWLGIVLFSAFVIFTLVTLPVEFDASRRAVISLHDHGMIAADERDGTSRVLRAAALTYVAAAITAVLQLLYFLMRAGLLGGRSND, encoded by the coding sequence ATGTTTTACTTTGATCCGCTCTATTTGCTGTTTTTCTTGCCGGGTCTCGTGCTGAGCTTATGGGCCAGCTCCAAGGTGAAGTCCACGTTTCATCGATATTCCCAGGTGCCGGCCCGGAGCGGACTTTCGGGAGCCGATGCCGCGCGGGAGTTATTGCGTCACAACAATATTCAGGATGTAAAAGTCGAGCAAACCCAGGGCATGCTATCGGACCATTATAATCCATTTAACAAGGTGCTCAAACTCTCTCCCGACGTGTATGCGGGCCGCTCGTTGGCGGCGCTCGGTGTGGCAGCACATGAGGCTGGGCATGCCGTTCAACATGCAACAAGCTACGGCCCCTTGAAGTTCCGTTCACTTGTGGTCAAGCCTGCTATGATAGGCTCAAATCTGGGCGTCATCTTGAGTTCCATCGGGCTGGTCATGCATTCGACAGGCATGATTTGGCTCGGGATCGTGCTTTTTTCCGCATTTGTTATTTTCACCCTCGTGACTTTGCCCGTGGAGTTCGATGCATCTCGGCGTGCCGTCATCTCGCTTCACGACCATGGGATGATCGCGGCTGACGAGCGGGATGGCACAAGCCGCGTGCTTCGCGCGGCTGCATTGACGTATGTCGCCGCTGCGATAACCGCCGTGCTGCAGCTGTTGTATTTTTTGATGCGTGCGGGGTTGCTCGGCGGCAGGAGTAACGATTGA